A genomic stretch from Chitinophagaceae bacterium includes:
- a CDS encoding LysE family transporter encodes MKPENYEDRITPNMTEAIIKGLALGLLLAISMGPVIFSIIKQSISNGHKGGLSFAIGVAASDLTLVLVSNVFTELFNRLLRFEKIIGMSGSILLMGIGIYFLFFKKMKLNEMGDGIEMKRNAGDYARIFFAGYFMNLLNPGVIAFWFTWATAFITTPVNERIALFGSCLAVVFIADLLKVFLANRLRKRLTLKPSTLLIKFQGLLCLCLEL; translated from the coding sequence TTGAAACCGGAAAATTATGAGGATAGAATCACTCCAAATATGACGGAGGCAATCATCAAAGGTTTGGCATTAGGTTTATTACTGGCCATCAGTATGGGTCCGGTTATTTTCTCCATTATTAAACAAAGCATCAGCAACGGCCACAAAGGCGGCTTAAGTTTTGCCATTGGTGTTGCAGCAAGTGATTTAACACTTGTCCTCGTCAGTAATGTGTTCACTGAACTATTCAACCGATTACTTCGTTTTGAAAAAATCATTGGTATGAGTGGCAGTATTCTGCTTATGGGTATTGGTATTTATTTTCTGTTCTTTAAAAAAATGAAACTGAATGAAATGGGTGATGGCATTGAGATGAAACGGAATGCAGGTGATTATGCCCGGATCTTTTTTGCCGGTTACTTTATGAACCTGCTCAACCCCGGCGTTATTGCATTCTGGTTTACATGGGCAACAGCTTTTATTACCACTCCCGTAAACGAACGTATTGCATTGTTTGGTTCCTGCCTGGCAGTTGTGTTTATTGCTGATTTGCTGAAAGTATTTCTGGCGAACCGTTTACGCAAGCGGCTTACTTTAAAACCATCAACATTATTAATAAAATTTCAGGGCTTACTTTGCTTGTGTTTGGAGTTGTGA